The following proteins are co-located in the Campylobacter concisus genome:
- the hypD gene encoding hydrogenase formation protein HypD gives MDLINDFRDKNLILALSKLIQKESTKPLNIMEICGGHTHSIMKFALPSLVGEHINFVHGPGCPVCVMPKSRIDEACKLASMENVIFCTLADMLRVPGSKTSLQKLRGEGHDIRALYTPLDALNIAKQNPDKKVIFFAIGFETTTPMSANLVEKVVQEGIKNLYFHINHVTVPAPVRAIMSDENVRIDAFLGPSHVSVITGSKIYKELASEFKRPIAISGFEPLDIMASVLNLVRQQNAGTYEVYNEYARAVKEEGNLKAKELIAKYFEPCDFVWRGLGEIAQSGMKLKDEFAYLDARVQFDCSVESAGESKACICGQILRGLAKPTECKVFGKVCNPQNPIGSCMVSSEGACAAYFKYARVG, from the coding sequence ATGGATCTTATCAATGACTTTCGCGATAAAAATTTAATCCTAGCCCTTTCAAAGCTCATCCAAAAAGAGAGCACAAAGCCACTAAATATCATGGAAATTTGCGGCGGACACACGCATAGCATTATGAAATTTGCACTGCCAAGCTTAGTTGGAGAGCATATAAATTTCGTCCACGGACCAGGCTGTCCGGTCTGTGTGATGCCAAAGAGCCGCATAGACGAGGCCTGTAAGCTAGCTAGTATGGAGAATGTGATCTTTTGCACGCTAGCTGATATGCTAAGAGTGCCTGGCTCAAAGACAAGCTTGCAAAAGCTTCGCGGCGAGGGACACGATATAAGGGCACTTTACACGCCACTTGATGCGCTAAATATCGCTAAGCAAAATCCAGACAAAAAGGTCATATTTTTTGCGATCGGCTTTGAGACAACGACGCCGATGAGCGCAAACTTAGTTGAAAAAGTGGTGCAAGAGGGCATTAAAAATTTATATTTTCACATAAATCACGTAACCGTCCCAGCACCAGTTAGAGCTATAATGAGCGATGAAAACGTGAGGATAGACGCATTTTTGGGACCAAGTCACGTGAGCGTCATCACTGGAAGTAAAATTTATAAAGAGTTAGCGAGCGAATTTAAAAGACCAATCGCCATTAGTGGTTTTGAGCCACTTGATATCATGGCAAGTGTGCTAAATTTAGTCCGTCAGCAAAACGCAGGCACTTATGAAGTCTATAACGAGTACGCAAGGGCGGTCAAAGAAGAGGGCAACCTCAAGGCAAAAGAGCTCATAGCTAAGTATTTTGAGCCGTGCGACTTTGTCTGGAGAGGACTTGGCGAGATAGCGCAAAGCGGCATGAAGCTAAAAGATGAGTTTGCCTATCTTGATGCTAGAGTGCAGTTTGACTGCAGTGTAGAGAGCGCTGGCGAGAGCAAGGCTTGCATTTGCGGGCAAATTTTAAGAGGGTTAGCAAAGCCAACAGAGTGTAAAGTCTTTGGTAAAGTTTGCAATCCGCAAAATCCGATAGGATCGTGCATGGTCTCAAGCGAGGGCGCTTGTGCGGCATATTTTAAATATGCAAGAGTTGGTTAA
- the hypE gene encoding hydrogenase expression/formation protein HypE, with protein sequence MKKIMLSHGGGGEEMNSLINETIFKIFDNEILRQSNDSAILNLNGKIAFSSDSFVVTPIFFNGGDIGKIAACGTINDLAMVGASAKYLSCSLIIEEGLSIEELERVLGSLAKTCKESGVSVVCGDTKVVPKGKCDKIFINTAGIGEIVCEGVELKNLKAGAKILISGDVGRHGGVVLAAREEFELGLDLKSDCKSLKEVVLKLFSAGIKPQTMRDATRGGLSAVLNEWAKFSKFDILVFEENIKVADEVMGVCELFGFEPYELANEGTFVMAVDESQAEDTLKILREFDKNAMIIGEVMEAKNERVIIENAYKSRRFLEPPKGELLPRIC encoded by the coding sequence ATGAAAAAGATAATGCTAAGCCACGGCGGCGGCGGCGAGGAGATGAACTCGCTTATAAACGAGACGATATTTAAAATTTTTGATAACGAAATTTTAAGGCAGAGCAACGACTCAGCGATACTAAATTTAAACGGCAAGATCGCATTTAGCTCTGATAGCTTTGTGGTAACTCCTATTTTTTTTAACGGCGGCGACATCGGTAAGATCGCGGCTTGCGGTACGATAAACGACCTAGCGATGGTTGGAGCAAGTGCAAAATACCTAAGCTGCTCGCTCATCATCGAAGAGGGGCTTAGTATAGAAGAGCTCGAGCGTGTGCTTGGCTCGCTTGCAAAAACTTGCAAAGAGAGCGGCGTGAGCGTGGTTTGTGGCGATACAAAGGTCGTGCCAAAAGGCAAATGTGACAAAATTTTCATAAACACAGCAGGTATCGGCGAGATAGTTTGCGAGGGCGTGGAGCTTAAAAATTTAAAAGCAGGGGCAAAAATTTTAATCTCTGGAGATGTTGGCAGACACGGAGGCGTGGTGCTTGCTGCAAGAGAAGAATTTGAGCTTGGGCTTGATCTAAAAAGTGACTGCAAGAGCCTAAAAGAGGTTGTCTTAAAGCTATTTAGCGCTGGCATAAAACCACAAACTATGCGCGATGCGACTAGAGGCGGACTAAGTGCGGTGCTAAATGAGTGGGCTAAATTTAGCAAATTTGACATCTTGGTTTTTGAAGAAAATATCAAGGTCGCAGACGAAGTGATGGGCGTTTGTGAACTGTTTGGTTTTGAGCCTTATGAGCTTGCAAATGAGGGTACTTTTGTGATGGCGGTTGATGAGAGCCAGGCCGAGGATACACTTAAAATTTTAAGAGAATTTGATAAAAACGCGATGATAATAGGCGAGGTAATGGAGGCTAAAAACGAGCGCGTCATCATCGAAAACGCCTATAAATCAAGAAGATTTCTCGAGCCGCCAAAGGGCGAGCTACTACCAAGGATTTGCTAA
- the hypA gene encoding hydrogenase maturation nickel metallochaperone HypA, whose protein sequence is MHELSIVQNLVSLCEKNAAKENAKEISKIEIKVGRLSGVEPHYLQSAFDVYKAGTICENAELVINLQGIVIECLECGFGGELNENDFTCPKCKSQNLKVTDGEDMYLMRLEMK, encoded by the coding sequence ATGCACGAGCTTAGTATCGTTCAAAATTTAGTTAGCCTTTGCGAGAAAAATGCCGCCAAAGAAAACGCAAAAGAGATAAGCAAGATCGAGATAAAAGTTGGCCGTTTAAGCGGAGTGGAGCCTCATTATTTGCAGAGTGCATTTGATGTTTATAAGGCTGGCACGATCTGCGAAAACGCTGAGCTTGTCATAAATTTACAAGGCATTGTGATCGAGTGTTTGGAGTGTGGATTTGGCGGGGAGCTTAATGAAAATGACTTCACCTGTCCAAAGTGTAAAAGCCAAAATTTAAAGGTAACTGACGGCGAGGATATGTATCTTATGCGCCTTGAGATGAAGTAA
- a CDS encoding AsmA-like C-terminal domain-containing protein, which produces MEQLYIKLDKKIIARAKQIRLPNFKKESKQKSSNERLLNLSKSVDFIDTIFQEISLENVQIGDDFKLKILFLDDIFFVDSPYLNVDIKFQNEQQDGIDLFSIRNLSFKDFNVSISGEGSADFDKNDYKFEGNFTSHELHGKLNFALKDTFLTYKAYDVEAGSIKNFIDELDRRIELNGEVKNWIYGYIVADDYELKEINGKADLAKNDFYLNDLNATANTKNLLVKFEKDLPAVNVGEANITLKNSKLKFDLISPIYKGKKLDGSSVVINNIFDEKSANLELLIKTKSIYDEAINEILKAYKIIVPVRQLSGKMDASLKILIKLDEKSLENFDEKSVIANGEFKLSDAVLEIVGSKFNAKSALVKLINTTNLNIDATGFGLEFFKANAKADINLQKSTGEIKGVIESFDLKEKNDEILTFKNEPFSAFLDFSKAGETLLKIEPFGLDMSFGSESKISTKNSKFFIESSPVLKQNGVRGFDELSIKSKDFTDLEIFAKEANFDLPFLDKNGSKYENDDLKILVSKAGVKVDSASKKLSLDIKEKAINVKTKDLNLLVLDDNKTSEQSTPLELLAKNGDIILRDLNKTLPFASFSAEKKGKSTSLNGLAQQGRVGYFNDEKSINLDATDISGEFINDLFGIKSFEGGKFRLKMLGENTKNFKAEVRFFDTFLKDYIFYQRLLSFLNSVPSLLSFKTPDFNDKGFTVKNGKILLTRNGDMIEFLAIEMIGTSADIGGRGTIDLKSKKINIDLELKLLKDASSIIDKIPLVNQIILGKDRSLSTVIAIRGTTDKPEYSTQILQDALLSPLKIIRNVIQAPFLIFE; this is translated from the coding sequence TTGGAGCAATTATATATAAAATTAGATAAAAAAATAATTGCAAGAGCAAAGCAGATAAGGCTTCCAAATTTTAAGAAAGAGAGCAAGCAAAAAAGCAGCAATGAGCGCCTTTTAAATCTTAGTAAAAGCGTAGATTTTATAGATACGATTTTTCAAGAAATTTCACTTGAAAATGTGCAAATAGGAGATGATTTTAAACTAAAAATTCTATTTTTAGATGATATATTTTTTGTTGATAGCCCTTATTTAAATGTGGATATTAAATTCCAAAACGAACAGCAAGACGGAATAGACCTTTTTAGTATTAGAAATTTAAGCTTTAAGGATTTTAACGTCAGCATTAGCGGCGAAGGGAGTGCAGATTTTGATAAAAATGACTATAAATTTGAGGGAAATTTCACTTCTCATGAGCTGCATGGTAAGCTAAATTTTGCCCTAAAAGATACATTTTTAACCTACAAAGCTTACGATGTCGAGGCTGGAAGCATTAAAAACTTCATTGATGAGCTTGATAGACGCATAGAGCTAAATGGTGAAGTTAAAAACTGGATATATGGATACATCGTTGCTGATGATTACGAGCTAAAAGAGATAAATGGCAAGGCTGATCTAGCTAAAAATGACTTTTATCTAAATGATCTAAATGCCACCGCAAATACTAAAAATTTGCTTGTTAAATTTGAAAAAGACTTGCCTGCCGTAAATGTAGGCGAGGCAAATATCACGCTTAAAAACTCAAAGCTTAAATTTGATCTTATTTCGCCTATTTACAAGGGCAAAAAACTTGATGGCTCAAGCGTTGTGATAAATAATATCTTTGATGAGAAAAGCGCAAATTTAGAGCTACTTATAAAGACAAAATCAATTTATGATGAAGCTATAAATGAGATATTAAAAGCCTATAAAATCATCGTGCCAGTAAGGCAGCTTAGCGGAAAAATGGATGCTAGCTTAAAAATTTTGATAAAGCTTGATGAGAAAAGCTTAGAAAATTTTGATGAAAAAAGCGTCATTGCAAATGGAGAATTTAAGCTAAGTGACGCGGTTTTAGAGATTGTTGGAAGTAAATTTAATGCTAAAAGCGCCCTTGTAAAGCTCATAAATACGACGAATTTAAACATCGATGCTACTGGCTTTGGGCTTGAGTTTTTTAAAGCAAATGCTAAGGCTGATATAAATTTACAAAAAAGTACTGGCGAGATAAAAGGCGTGATAGAAAGCTTTGATCTAAAAGAGAAAAATGATGAAATTTTAACCTTTAAAAATGAGCCATTTAGCGCATTTTTAGACTTTAGCAAGGCTGGTGAAACTTTGCTTAAGATAGAGCCATTTGGGCTTGATATGAGCTTTGGCAGTGAAAGTAAAATATCAACAAAAAATAGTAAATTTTTCATAGAGAGCTCACCTGTTTTAAAGCAAAACGGCGTGCGTGGTTTTGATGAGCTTAGTATAAAAAGTAAGGATTTTACTGATCTTGAAATTTTTGCCAAAGAGGCAAACTTTGATTTGCCGTTTTTAGATAAAAATGGCTCAAAATATGAAAACGATGATCTTAAAATTTTAGTCTCAAAAGCTGGTGTGAAGGTAGATAGCGCAAGTAAAAAGCTAAGCCTAGACATAAAAGAAAAAGCCATAAACGTAAAAACTAAAGATCTAAATTTGCTAGTGCTTGACGATAACAAAACCAGCGAGCAAAGTACGCCGCTTGAGCTTTTAGCAAAAAATGGCGATATCATTTTAAGGGATCTAAACAAGACCTTGCCATTTGCTAGCTTTAGCGCCGAGAAAAAGGGCAAAAGTACCTCGCTAAATGGGCTGGCGCAGCAAGGAAGAGTTGGCTATTTTAACGATGAAAAGAGTATAAATTTAGACGCAACCGACATAAGCGGAGAATTTATCAACGACCTTTTTGGCATCAAGAGCTTTGAAGGCGGTAAATTTCGCCTAAAAATGCTTGGAGAAAATACGAAAAATTTCAAGGCTGAGGTGAGATTTTTTGATACTTTTTTAAAAGATTATATCTTTTATCAAAGACTGCTTAGCTTTTTAAACTCGGTTCCATCGCTTCTTAGCTTTAAAACACCTGATTTTAACGACAAAGGCTTTACCGTTAAAAATGGTAAAATTTTACTCACTAGAAATGGCGATATGATCGAGTTTTTAGCGATTGAAATGATAGGCACAAGTGCTGATATCGGCGGACGTGGTACGATCGATCTAAAGAGTAAAAAGATAAACATCGACCTTGAGCTAAAGCTACTAAAAGATGCTAGCAGTATCATTGATAAAATTCCACTAGTAAATCAAATAATCCTTGGCAAGGACCGCTCGCTCTCAACCGTCATCGCCATACGTGGCACTACCGATAAGCCAGAGTACTCAACGCAGATCTTGCAAGACGCCCTGCTCTCGCCACTAAAGATAATAAGAAACGTGATTCAGGCTCCGTTTTTGATATTTGAGTAG
- the mltG gene encoding endolytic transglycosylase MltG, which translates to MIKNFMKKPYLDIFFDIVAIIFLSIFVYLARPINTSKVVFIPKGSVGEIISYLANRNFNLSVIDKYAILFIGSPQSGWIEIGQDKISRVDFLKKLAKSKAALTEITLIPGETTIVFLNQIAAQLGLDGAKLNSEYNALAPVSDGFLMPNTYKIPIGISERHLAFYLVNSSKKAQSEISNKIFGEYNEKKWFKILTIASIIQKEAANDAEMPLVASVIYNRLNKGMRLQMDGTLNYGIYSHDVITAERIRSDMSEFNTYLNDGIPPSPVCCVSISAIKAAINPAKSDYLYFVLDKKAKKHIFSKTLSEHNQNIGK; encoded by the coding sequence ATGATAAAAAATTTTATGAAAAAGCCATATTTAGACATTTTTTTTGATATCGTAGCCATCATTTTCCTAAGTATTTTTGTCTATTTGGCACGCCCTATAAACACAAGCAAGGTCGTTTTTATACCAAAGGGAAGTGTGGGCGAGATTATATCTTATTTAGCTAATCGCAACTTTAACTTAAGCGTGATAGACAAGTACGCTATACTTTTTATCGGCTCTCCGCAATCTGGCTGGATAGAGATCGGTCAAGATAAAATTTCAAGGGTTGATTTTTTAAAAAAACTCGCAAAGTCAAAAGCGGCTTTAACCGAGATAACGCTAATACCAGGCGAAACGACTATCGTTTTTTTAAACCAGATCGCCGCCCAGCTAGGACTTGACGGAGCAAAACTAAATAGCGAATATAACGCCCTTGCTCCAGTGAGTGATGGCTTTTTGATGCCAAATACATATAAAATTCCAATAGGTATCAGCGAAAGGCACCTTGCTTTTTATCTTGTAAATTCATCAAAAAAGGCTCAAAGCGAGATCAGCAATAAAATTTTTGGCGAATACAACGAGAAAAAATGGTTTAAAATTTTAACGATCGCTTCGATCATTCAAAAGGAAGCGGCAAACGACGCTGAGATGCCACTTGTGGCTTCCGTCATCTATAACCGCCTAAATAAGGGCATGAGGTTGCAAATGGACGGCACATTAAACTACGGAATTTATTCACACGATGTGATCACGGCTGAACGCATAAGAAGCGATATGAGCGAGTTTAATACCTATCTAAACGACGGCATTCCACCAAGTCCAGTCTGCTGCGTCTCGATAAGTGCGATCAAGGCGGCGATAAACCCTGCAAAGAGCGATTATTTATACTTTGTGCTTGATAAAAAGGCAAAAAAACACATTTTTTCAAAAACCTTAAGCGAGCACAACCAAAATATAGGAAAATAG
- a CDS encoding NADP-dependent isocitrate dehydrogenase: MSDIIWTKTDEAPLFASYSLFPIVKSFLSRAGISITRADISLAGRILSLFSKELGLNKADELELLGELTSHKEANIIKLPNISATLVQLKAAIEELRSKGINVPFYPDEIITDYDEEIAKKYQKVLGSAVNPVLRQGNSDRRVLPPVKEFAKKYPHSNGDWDKTNKTKICYMQKGDFYENERSIITSKDEKFYVNFISADGKKELLKELAIQSGEIVDATYLSVDELDKFYESCFEEAKKESVTLSLHLKCTMMKVSDPVIFAHAIKSYFKEVFELFGEEFKAHGVEAKNGLKDMFSKISQLKNKDEILAKFDEILSKKAKIWALNENASNFDVPNDVIIDASVPALIRNSGKVKDRSGELNFSLCMIPDRTYARVYEACVADFKEHGALDVSSIGSVANVGLMAKKAEEYGSHDKTFIAKEDGEFVVFDEAGENVFKFSVKKGDIFRMTQAKEDAINAWFELALKRGEISKDELIFWLDSSRAHDRNLIAKFERFREKFASAGVKFEILNYEQATKKSLEAIRAGKDVIGVTGNVLRDYLTDLFPIFELGGSSKMLSVVPLLAGGAMFETGAGGTAPTLVKELKERNHLLWDSLGEFLALSASLEHLAFFRQKKEAKELSDALNRAVASYLDENKTPNATLDTRESHFYLALFWAREMAKSGGILSKIFENLADELEKNESEILKQIREKDGVNVEFGGYYLPDEVRANEVMRPSEILNQIIG, from the coding sequence ATGAGTGACATTATCTGGACAAAAACTGACGAAGCACCGCTTTTTGCAAGCTACTCTCTCTTTCCTATCGTAAAGAGCTTTTTATCACGTGCCGGCATTAGCATAACTAGGGCCGATATTAGCCTAGCTGGGAGAATTTTATCTCTTTTTAGCAAAGAGCTTGGACTAAATAAGGCCGATGAGCTGGAGCTTTTAGGCGAGCTGACCAGTCACAAAGAGGCAAATATCATAAAACTGCCAAACATCTCAGCCACGCTCGTTCAGTTAAAAGCGGCTATTGAGGAGCTTAGAAGCAAAGGCATAAACGTGCCTTTTTATCCAGATGAGATCATAACAGACTACGACGAAGAGATCGCTAAAAAATACCAAAAAGTGCTAGGAAGTGCAGTAAATCCAGTGCTTAGGCAAGGAAACTCAGATAGAAGAGTCTTGCCACCGGTTAAAGAATTTGCCAAGAAGTATCCTCACAGCAATGGCGACTGGGATAAGACAAATAAGACAAAAATTTGCTACATGCAAAAGGGCGATTTTTATGAGAATGAGCGCTCAATTATCACTAGTAAAGATGAGAAATTTTATGTAAATTTCATAAGTGCGGATGGCAAAAAAGAGCTTTTAAAAGAGCTTGCCATCCAAAGCGGCGAAATAGTTGATGCCACATATTTAAGTGTAGATGAGCTTGATAAATTTTATGAAAGCTGTTTTGAAGAGGCAAAAAAAGAGAGTGTGACCTTGAGCTTGCATCTAAAATGCACGATGATGAAAGTTAGCGATCCAGTCATCTTTGCTCACGCGATAAAAAGCTATTTTAAAGAGGTTTTTGAGCTATTTGGTGAGGAGTTTAAAGCTCACGGTGTGGAGGCTAAAAACGGCTTAAAAGATATGTTTTCTAAAATTTCGCAGCTTAAAAATAAAGATGAAATTTTGGCTAAATTTGATGAAATTTTGAGCAAAAAAGCAAAAATTTGGGCGCTAAATGAAAATGCCAGCAACTTTGATGTGCCAAATGACGTCATCATCGATGCCTCCGTGCCTGCGCTCATTAGAAACTCTGGCAAGGTAAAAGATAGAAGTGGCGAGCTAAATTTCTCGCTTTGCATGATCCCAGATAGAACTTACGCTAGGGTTTATGAGGCTTGCGTAGCGGACTTTAAGGAGCATGGTGCGCTTGATGTAAGCAGCATAGGCAGCGTAGCAAACGTGGGGCTAATGGCTAAAAAGGCCGAGGAGTACGGCAGCCACGATAAGACTTTTATCGCAAAAGAAGACGGAGAATTTGTAGTTTTTGATGAGGCTGGCGAGAACGTTTTTAAATTTAGCGTCAAAAAGGGCGACATTTTTAGGATGACGCAGGCAAAAGAAGATGCGATAAATGCGTGGTTTGAGCTAGCTTTAAAAAGAGGCGAAATTTCAAAAGATGAGCTTATTTTTTGGCTAGATAGTAGCCGTGCTCATGATAGAAATTTGATAGCTAAATTTGAAAGATTTAGAGAGAAATTTGCTAGCGCTGGCGTAAAATTTGAAATTTTAAACTACGAGCAAGCAACTAAAAAATCGCTTGAAGCAATAAGAGCTGGCAAAGACGTCATAGGCGTCACTGGCAACGTTTTAAGAGACTATCTAACCGATCTTTTCCCGATATTTGAGCTAGGTGGCAGTTCAAAAATGCTCTCAGTAGTGCCTTTGCTTGCTGGTGGAGCGATGTTTGAGACGGGAGCTGGTGGGACGGCTCCGACGCTTGTAAAAGAGCTAAAAGAGAGAAATCACCTGCTTTGGGATAGCTTAGGCGAGTTTTTAGCGCTTAGTGCTTCGCTTGAACATCTAGCGTTTTTTAGGCAAAAAAAAGAGGCAAAAGAGCTAAGTGACGCGCTAAATAGAGCCGTTGCTAGCTATTTGGACGAAAACAAAACGCCAAACGCTACTCTTGATACCAGAGAGTCGCACTTTTATCTAGCGCTATTTTGGGCGAGAGAGATGGCAAAAAGTGGCGGAATTTTAAGCAAAATCTTTGAAAATTTAGCAGACGAGCTAGAGAAAAACGAGAGCGAAATTCTAAAGCAGATCAGAGAAAAAGATGGTGTAAACGTGGAATTTGGCGGATACTACCTACCAGATGAAGTAAGAGCTAATGAGGTCATGAGACCAAGTGAAATTTTAAATCAAATAATAGGATGA
- a CDS encoding lactate/malate family dehydrogenase: protein MKISIVGAGNVGASIAYALCMREVCDEIALVDIFGDVARAKAIDLAQSSCVFNAKTIVCGGDDFMLIEGSDIVVVTAGSPRKEGQTREDLLLKNAVVVKQTAQNIAKFAPNAVIIVVTNPLDVMVWTAHKFSGFSKNKVIGMAGELDGARCRYELALLKYKDAKELKTKIIGAHNDEMIVSASNISENLNENELATLKKETSTGGAKIVKLLGTSAYYAPAAAVVKMCEAIIGKSDEILSASVLLDDELSCGRLVRLGREGLKEILELNINESEQEQLSKSEADIRKNIKFLKENLD from the coding sequence ATGAAAATAAGTATAGTCGGAGCAGGAAACGTCGGTGCAAGCATAGCTTATGCGCTTTGTATGAGAGAAGTTTGCGATGAGATCGCGCTTGTAGATATATTTGGTGATGTGGCACGTGCAAAAGCAATCGATCTAGCTCAGTCAAGCTGCGTTTTTAATGCTAAAACTATTGTTTGTGGTGGCGATGACTTTATGCTAATAGAGGGCAGTGATATCGTAGTGGTAACTGCTGGAAGCCCAAGAAAAGAGGGTCAAACAAGAGAGGACTTGCTCCTTAAAAACGCCGTAGTCGTAAAACAAACAGCTCAAAATATCGCAAAATTTGCACCAAATGCGGTGATAATCGTCGTGACAAATCCGCTTGATGTGATGGTCTGGACGGCTCATAAATTTAGTGGTTTTAGCAAAAATAAAGTGATCGGCATGGCTGGTGAGCTTGATGGGGCAAGATGCAGATATGAGCTAGCGCTTCTAAAATATAAAGATGCAAAAGAGCTAAAGACAAAGATAATTGGCGCTCACAACGACGAGATGATCGTATCTGCTAGTAACATTAGCGAAAATTTAAACGAAAATGAGCTAGCAACTCTTAAAAAAGAGACAAGCACAGGTGGCGCAAAGATCGTTAAGCTCCTTGGCACTTCAGCTTACTACGCACCAGCAGCTGCGGTTGTGAAGATGTGTGAAGCGATAATAGGTAAGAGTGATGAAATTTTAAGTGCTAGCGTGCTTCTTGATGATGAGCTAAGTTGCGGCAGGCTAGTAAGGCTTGGACGCGAGGGCTTAAAAGAAATTTTAGAGCTAAATATAAATGAAAGTGAGCAAGAGCAGCTAAGTAAAAGCGAAGCTGATATTAGAAAAAACATTAAATTTTTAAAAGAAAATTTGGATTAG
- a CDS encoding 4Fe-4S dicluster domain-containing protein, whose protein sequence is MIIKENVPVWVDESRCKACDVCVSYCPAGVLAMRLEPKAVLGKMIEVVYADSCIGCRDCELHCPDFAIYVAEKGFKFAKLTPESKERAVAVKANKFAKLGESA, encoded by the coding sequence ATGATAATAAAAGAAAATGTACCTGTTTGGGTCGATGAGAGCAGGTGTAAGGCCTGTGATGTCTGCGTGAGCTACTGTCCAGCTGGTGTGCTAGCGATGAGGCTTGAGCCAAAGGCGGTGCTTGGTAAGATGATAGAGGTCGTCTATGCTGACTCATGCATAGGCTGTCGCGACTGTGAGCTTCACTGTCCTGATTTTGCCATTTATGTGGCTGAAAAAGGCTTTAAATTTGCAAAGCTAACGCCTGAGAGCAAAGAGCGAGCTGTTGCCGTAAAGGCAAATAAATTTGCAAAGCTTGGAGAGAGCGCATGA
- a CDS encoding 2-oxoglutarate synthase subunit alpha, producing the protein MRELVSTGNALVARAAVECGCNFFGGYPITPSSEIAHELSVLLPKHGGTFIQMEDEIAGISVSLGASASGAKAMTASSGPGISLKAEQIGLGFIAEIPLVIVNVMRGGPSTGLPTRVAQGDILQAKNPTHGDVNMIVLAPSSLEECYTQTVRAFNLAARFMTPVMLLLDETIGHMQARVRLPEISELEIYKRREFNGEPKEYKPYEAAPDEPATLNPFFKGYHYHITGLHHGATGFPTEDGKIVEYSMNRLFDKINLHTDECESYEEFMLNDAEICIIAFGSVALSAKQAILNLREKGLKVGLFKPLTLFPAPAKKLKEISNKFNKILVCELNLGQYSGEISKIILRDDFAKLLKANGRPISPSEIEAKIGEIYGF; encoded by the coding sequence ATGAGAGAGCTAGTATCAACTGGAAATGCCCTAGTAGCAAGGGCTGCGGTCGAGTGCGGCTGTAACTTCTTTGGCGGATATCCGATCACTCCAAGTAGCGAAATTGCCCACGAGCTAAGCGTGCTTTTGCCAAAACATGGCGGCACATTTATACAAATGGAAGATGAGATAGCTGGAATTTCAGTTTCTCTTGGCGCAAGTGCGAGTGGTGCTAAGGCAATGACTGCTAGTTCAGGCCCCGGAATTTCACTAAAGGCTGAGCAAATAGGCCTTGGCTTTATCGCTGAGATACCGCTTGTCATCGTAAATGTAATGCGCGGTGGCCCTTCAACTGGCTTGCCAACCCGCGTCGCACAAGGTGATATCTTGCAGGCTAAAAACCCAACTCACGGCGATGTAAATATGATAGTGCTAGCGCCTAGCAGCCTAGAGGAGTGCTATACGCAGACAGTTCGAGCGTTTAACCTTGCAGCTAGGTTTATGACGCCAGTTATGTTATTGCTTGATGAGACGATAGGCCACATGCAAGCAAGGGTGCGTTTGCCAGAGATTAGCGAGCTAGAAATTTATAAAAGAAGAGAATTTAATGGCGAGCCAAAAGAGTATAAACCTTATGAGGCCGCACCAGATGAGCCAGCTACGCTAAATCCTTTCTTTAAAGGCTATCACTACCATATAACTGGGCTTCATCACGGCGCTACTGGCTTTCCAACAGAAGATGGAAAAATCGTTGAATACTCAATGAATAGGCTATTTGATAAGATAAATTTACACACCGATGAGTGCGAGAGTTATGAAGAGTTTATGCTAAATGACGCTGAAATTTGTATCATCGCTTTTGGTAGTGTGGCTCTCTCAGCCAAGCAAGCGATATTAAATTTACGTGAAAAAGGGCTAAAAGTAGGGCTGTTTAAGCCACTCACACTTTTTCCAGCTCCAGCTAAAAAGCTAAAAGAGATATCAAATAAATTTAATAAAATTTTAGTCTGCGAGCTAAATTTAGGTCAGTATAGTGGCGAAATTTCAAAGATCATCTTAAGAGATGACTTTGCAAAACTGCTAAAAGCAAACGGCAGACCGATAAGCCCAAGCGAAATCGAGGCGAAGATAGGAGAAATTTATGGCTTTTAA